The following proteins are co-located in the Apium graveolens cultivar Ventura chromosome 5, ASM990537v1, whole genome shotgun sequence genome:
- the LOC141660673 gene encoding uncharacterized protein LOC141660673: MSAQLKDLSAKLRRIGGMTSVDVGKKKVGEGDDAARKAAPSRPGRTIIVIDEPRSEDVQQGDVIRVPMPRKRKGVPASSGDKSGDVSEGPVSKKAAIDLAPDTPETLKALLASFTPEARRRELFENYASTAERKKYRKEPLDDFLVGLQEDITAANSRVAGLVCITRSLQAKADAAEVYQVESERLSREIQELKEASAREAAAHKKIIDEIRERQDRAEASVREMRAENQKLKDDLAARPTPEEVLAGFRGTPAYFEELNDKALEKIQICWNVASKYLGEEPQGTIDVFLEKYIEEETRLEQEKEAVRAMESGVGTSSTVPFFSGSPLAEQPPLPEGNPEQPLSPPADSAAEA; encoded by the exons ATGTCTGCCCAACTTAAAGATCTGTCGGCCAAGCTGCGAAGGATTGGGGGAATGACTAGCGTGGATGTTGGGAAGAAGAAGGTTGGAGAGGGTGATGATGCGGCCCGAAAGGCGGCGCCGTCTCGCCCGGGGAGGACGATAATCGTGATCGATGAGCCCCGGTCCGAAGACGTGCAGCAGGGGGATGTGATAAGAGTTCCAATGCCTCGAAAGAGGAAGGGTGTCCCTGCGAGTTCCGGGGATAAAAGTGGCGATGTTTCTGAGGGTCCGGTTTCGAAGAAGGCTGCTATTGATCTGGCTCCGGACACTCCGGAGACTCTGAAGGCCTTGCTTGCTAGTTTTACCCCGGAGGCTCGCCGGAGGGAGTTGTTCGAGAATTATGCCAGCACGGCGGAGAGGAAGAAATACAGGAAGGAGCCCCTTGATGACTTCCTGGTCGGGCTTCAGGAGGACATCACTGCT GCTAACTCCCGGGTTGCTGGACTGGTTTGCATAACCCGGAGCCTTCAGGCGAAGGCTGATGCTGCCGAAGTCTATCAAGTTGAATCTGAGAGGCTATCCCGGGAGATCCAGGAGTTGAAAGAGGCCAGTGCAAGGGAGGCTGCTGCTCATAAGAAGATTATAGATGAGATCCGGGAGAGGCAGGACCGGGCTGAGGCTTCTGTCCGGGAGATGAGGGCTGAAAATCAGAAGTTGAAAGATGATCTTGCCGCCCGGCCCACCCCCGAGGAGGTTCTGGCAGGGTTCCGGGGGACTCCCGCGTATTTCGAAGAGCTGAATGACAAAGCGCTGGAGAAGATCCAGATCTGCTGGAATGTTGCTTCGAAGTATCTCGGCGAGGAGCCTCAAGGTACAATAGACGTCTTTCTGGAGAAGTATATAGAAGAGGAGACCCGATTGGAGCAGGAAAAGGAAGCTGTCCGGGCAATGGAGTCTGGTGTTGGGACGTCCAGCACTGTTCCCTTCTTCTCCGGGTCGCCACTTGCTGAGCAGCCTCCCCTACCAGAGGGCAATCCGGAGCAGCCTCTTTCGCCTCCCGCCGACTCTGCCGCTGAAGCTTAA